Proteins from a single region of Xiphias gladius isolate SHS-SW01 ecotype Sanya breed wild chromosome 2, ASM1685928v1, whole genome shotgun sequence:
- the ube2nb gene encoding ubiquitin-conjugating enzyme E2Nb, translating into MAGLPRRIIKETQRLMAEPVPGITATPDEGNARYFHVFIAGPQDSPFEGGTFKLELFLPEEYPMAAPKVRFMTKIYHPNVDKLGRICLDILKDKWSPALQIRTVLLSIQALLSAPNPDDPLANDVAEQWKKNESHAIETARTWTRLYAGNTEV; encoded by the exons ATGGCCGGTTTGCCTCGTAGGATTATAAAG GAGACACAGCGGTTGATGGCAGAGCCTGTTCCAGGGATCACGGCTACGCCTGATGAAGGGAATGCACGTTACTTCCACGTGTTCATTGCGGGGCCTCAAGACTCTCCTTTTGAAGGAGGCACATTTAAACTTGAACTATTTCTTCCAGAAGAGTATCCCATGGCAGCTCCCAAAGTGCGATTCATGACCAAAATCTACCACCCCAATGTTGACAAACTGGGAAGAATATGTTTAGACATTTTGAAAG ATAAGTGGTCTCCAGCCCTGCAGATCCGTACAGTGTTGCTATCTATCCAGGCGTTATTAAGTGCTCCCAATCCAGATGATCCCCTGGCAAACGACGTCGCAGAGCAGTGGAAGAAAAACGAAAGCCATGCCATTGAGACAG CCCGAACATGGACCAGGCTCTACGCGGGCAACACTGAAGTATAG